The Nodosilinea sp. PGN35 genomic sequence GGGTTGCGGGCATCGGTGTAGCGCAAAAAGTACCAGGACGAGTCAATGAAGGTGTCCATGGTGTCGGTCTCGCGCCGGGCGGGGCGGTTACAGGCGGGGCAGGGCACATTCACCCAGTGCTCTAGCTGGGCCAGGGGCGAGGCTCCACGGCCCGAAAACTCCACATCTTCGGGCAGCGTCACCGGCAGCTGCTCGTCGGGCACGGGCACAATGCCGCACTCCGGGCAGTGCACCACCGGAATTGGCACCCCCCAGTAGCGCTGGCGGGAGATCAGCCAGTCGCGCAGGCGGTAGTTTGACTCGCCCTGCCCCTTGCCGTTGGTCTCTAGCCAGGCGATCGCGGCGGGCACGCTCTGCCCCTCGCCCTTGCCCGCCGGGGTGCCGTCCAGCGGTCCCGAGTTCACCATCACCCCGTCCCCAGGCCAGGCCTCGACCATGGTTTCACCATTGAGGGATTCTCCCACCGGCTGCACCACTACCCTGACGGGCAGGTCAAACTTGCGGGCAAACTCAAAGTCGCGCTGGTCGTGGGCGGGCACCGCCATGATCGCCCCGGTGCCGTAGCCCATCAGCACGTAGTCGGCAATCCAGACAGGAATTTTCTCGTTGTTGACGGGGTTGAGGGCGTAGCTGCCCGTCCACACGCCGGTTTTTTCGCGGTCCTCGGCGGTGCGATCGATCTCGCTTTTGGCGGCGGCAGCTTTGCGGTAGTCCTCTACGGCGGCGACGCGATCGGGAGCGGTCAGCTTCTCCACCAGGGGGTGCTCGGGTGACAGCACCATAAAGGTGGCTCCCCACAGGGTGTCGGGCCGGGTGGTGAATACGGGCAGCGCATCGCCCGCCTCGGTCTTAAACACCACCTGGGCCCCGGTGGACTTGCCAATCCAGTTGGCCTGCATGGTGCGCACCCGCTCGGGCCAGCCGGGCAGCTGGTTCAGGTCATTCAACAATTCTTCGGCGTAGTCGGTGATCTTGAGGAACCACTGGCGCAGCAGCTTTTTCTCTACCAAAGCACCCGATCGCCAGGAGCGGCCCTCGCTGTCCACCTGCTCGTTGGCCAGCACCGTCTGGTCAATGGGGTCCCAGTTCACCGCCGCCTCTTTCTGGTAGGCCAGCCCCATCTTCAGCATTTGAATAAAGATCCACTGGGTCCAGCGATAGTAGTCGGGGGCGCAGGTGGCCACCTCCCGCTCCCAGTCGTAGGAGAGGCCCAGCTCTTGCAGCTGAGCGCGCATCTGGTCGATGTTCTGGTACGTCCACTGGGCGGGGTGCACGCCCCGGTCAATGGCCGCATTCTCGGCGGGCAACCCAAAGGCATCCCAGCCCATGGGGTGCAGCACTCGGTAGCCCTGCATGCGCCGCACCCGCGCCACCACGTCGGTGATGGTGTAGTTGCGCACGTGGCCCATGTGCAGGTTCCCCGACGGATACGGGAACATCGACAGCGCGTAAAACTTTGGCTGGTCGGGGTTTTCCACCGCGCGGTCTAGCCCTTGCTCAGCCCAAACCTGCTGCCACTTTGTCTCAATCTCGGCGGGGGAATATTTGTTGGACTCCACGTCCCTAACTCCTACTGCTGCACTGGTGCGATGTTCCCCATGATAGACGGGAGTGGCGGCGGGAAGGTACGGACAGCTCACGGGTGCGCAGAGACCTGCCCAATCCCTGGGCCATCGCCTTGTAACGCACAGGTCAAGCTAGAGAATTGACTAAACTACACCGTTCAGTTAAATTCAGGGTAGAAATGCATCCACCCTAGTTTTGGGCGATTGGCTGGCACCGCATTTTACGTTCCTTCGCTGTCTTTGCCTCCGCAACGCCTATGTCTATCCACTCTGGTCAACCCTGGCAAAAGCCAAGCTTTTGGCTCTTGATCGGTGCGCTGCTGATTGTGGGCACCGGCTCTACCCTGGCCGTTCGCAATGTCATGCAAACGCGCCAGGCCGCCCGCGAACAGGCGGAGCTGCCGCCGCCGCGCCAGGTCAAAGTGGTGGCCCTGGGCCGGGTCGAACCCGCCAGCCGGGTGGTGAATGTGGCGGCCTCTGAGGCGGGCCGCATCGACCGGCTGGAGGTGCAGAAGGGCGATCGCGTGGAGCAGGGCCAAATTCTCGCCTACCTCGACCTGTACGACGTGCGGCGGGCCGAGCGCGACCTGGCCGCCAGCCAGCTGGCTGAGGCCCGCGCTCAGCTTGCCGCTGAGTCCGCCCTGGGCAACTCCCAGGTGCAGGAGGCCAGCACCCGAGTCAGCCAGATCGACGGGCCACAGCAGGCCGCGATCGCGGCTCAGCAATCTGCCGTGGAAAGCCTCCAGGCCGAGCTGAGCGTAGCCGAAATCGATCTGACCCGGTTCCAAGAACTCAATGCCTCAGGGGCGATCTCCCGCCAGGAACTCGACCGTCAGCAGGCTACCGTCAACAGCTTGCGCGCCGATCTGGGCAATGCCCAGGCGACCAAACAGCGGCTCGAGCAGGCTCGCCTCAGCGACATCAGAAACGCCGAGGCCCAGGTGGTTTCGGCCCGTGCCACCAGCAGCCGCGCCCAGGTGGCGAGCCAGGTTGATTCTGCCGCCCAAAACCTGGCCCTGGCGGAGGCCCAGCTGGCCCGGGCGGTGGTGCGATCGCCCCAGGCCGGGCAGGTGCTCGATGTCTTTGCCTACCCCGGTGAAGCGGTGTCGCAGTCGGGGGGGCCCATTCTCGCCCTGGGGGATACCCGCCAGATGGTGGTGGTCGCCGAGGTCTACGAAACCGACATCGGCCTGGTGGCCCTGGGCCAGCCCGCCACCATCACCAGCCGCAACGGAGCTTTCAGTGAAACGCTGACCGGCACCGTGGCCGAGATCGGGCTGCAAATTGCCAAAAACGATGTGCTCGACGACGACCCCGCCGCCAACGCCGACGCCCGCGTGGTGGAAGTGCGGGTGGCGGTGGATCAGAGCGAGGCGCTGGCGGCTCTGACCAACCTCCAGGTTGACGTGGCCATCGACATTGAGTCGTGAGGGTGCGATGAAACGCTTTGCCCTACCCCGCATTCCGTTGGCCTGGTACAACCTGCGCCACGATCGCCCCCGCCTGCTGGTAGCCGTGGCCGGGGTCACCTTTGCGGTGCTGCTGATGTTTATGAACCTGGGCTTTTTGGGGGCCCTGGTCAGCACCACCACTAACTTCTACGACCAGTTCAACGGCGATATTTTTTTAATTTCGCCCCAGTCGCTGGAAATCAGCTCTACTAAGGCGTTTCCCCGCGAGCGGCTGTACCAGGCGGCGGGCATTGAGGGGGTGCGGCAAACTATGCCCCTCTACGCCGAGTACGCCCTCTGGAAAAACCCCGAAACCAGCCTCAGCCGGGCGCTGTTTGTCTACGCCTTTAACCCCAGCGACCCGGTGTTTCTCATGCCCGAGCTAAATACTGAGGCGGGCAGGCGTGCGCTACAGCGGCCAAATTCAGCGTTCATTGACCGGCGATCGCGCCCTGAGTTTGGCCCCCAGACCGTGGGCCTCGAAACCGAAGCCGATCGCCGCCGCATTACCATCGTCGGCCAGTACGACCTGGGCGGTGGCTTTGCCGCCGACGGCACGTTGATCATGAGCGATCAAAACTTTCGCCGCTACTTCGACCCTCGCCCCCTCAACCAAATCAACCTGGGCCTGGTGCTGCTGGAGCCCGGAGTCGATGCCCAGCGGGTCAAAGCCGCCCTGCAAGCTCAGCTGCCCGCCGATGTGGAGGTCTACACCAAGCCCGAAATCATTCGCAAAGAGAGCCAGTTTTGGATTCAGACCACCTCCATTGGCTTTATTTTTGGCCTGGGAGTGCTGGTCTCGTTCATCGTCGGCACCGTAATTGTCTACCAGATTCTCTACACCGATATCCGCGACCACCTGCGGGAATACGCCACGCTCAAGGCGATCGGCTACGGCGGCGGCTACCTGTTTAAAACCGTGATTCAGGAGGCCGTTTTGCTGGCCCTGATGGGCTACGTGCCGGGGCTGATTTTGGCGCTGGGGCTCTATACCCTGGCCTACAACGCCACGGCGGGCACGCTGCCTATGCAGATGACAATCTTTCGCGTGTTTTTTGTCTTTACCCTAACGGTGCTGATGTGCGCCCTGTCGGGGCTGATCTCGGTGCGCAAGGCGGTCACGGCTGACCCGGCGGAGGTGTTTGCATGAGTTTTAGATTTTGGATTTTGGATTTTGGAACCTTGCTCAATTGGGTCAGCTTCACCATTGAGCCCCGTAAGGTGGGCTCTGCCCACCACCCGCTAAACCCACCACCCCCGCCAGAACCCCGCTTTCTCCCACAGTTCAATGGTGGGCAGAGCCCACCCTACCCTTTGAGAAATTTTCCGCCACTGCTATTTCCGGCGATCGACCGGCCCACCGAGGCACGCCCCAATCAGCTCACCCTACTCGTCCACCCCATTACCCCTCCACCCATCCACTCCCTCCACTCCCCATGCAGCGAACTCCGCTAGCCCTGCTCAACTTGATCCACGATCGCAAAAAATTCCTCACCTCCATGGCCGGGGTGGCCTTTGCGGTGCTGCTGATGTTCTTGTTTACCGGCTTTAAAAACGCCCTCTACGACAGTCAAACCCAGCTGCTAGAGCGGCTCAACGGCGAGATTGTAATCATCAATCGGCTCAAGGAAAACATGTTTGTGCCGCGAGCCTTTGCCCGGCGTCGCCTCTACCAGGCCCAGGCCTTTGACGGCGTAGAGGGAGCCTACGCCCTTTACATCAACGACGCCCGCTGGAAGAATCCGGAGACGCGCCGAACCCGACCGGTGCGGGTGATCGCCTACAATCCCAGCGACCCGGTGCTGCCGCTGCCGGCAATTTTAGACCGCCAGCAGGAGCTGCGCCTGCCCAATACAGCGCTAATCGACGAGCGATCGCGCACCGAAGTCGGCCCCCGCGAGACCGGTGTGATCACCGAGCTGGCCGATCGCGAGATTCGCATTGTGGGCACCTTTAGCCTGGGCACCGACTTTGCCTCGGGCAACGGCAACTTGATCATGAGCGACCAAAACTTCCTGCGGTTTTTTGCCAATCGCGGCCCAGAGGAAACCGAGCGCAGCTTTGCCACCGCTGACATTGGCCTGCTGCGGGTCGCCCCCGGCACCGACCTCGATCGCCTGGTGGCGGCCCTGCGCGACGGCCTACCCCAGGACGTGCTGATTTTACCCATGGAGGGCCCCGGGGGGTTCATTGCCCGCGAGCGCACCTACTGGGAAGAAAACACCAACATTGGCTTTGTGTTTTCGCTGCTGACCACCATGGGCTTTGTGGTGGGCATTATTTTGGTCTATCAAATTCTCTACACCGACGTGGCCGATCACTGGTCGGAGTACGCCACCCTCAAGGCGATCGGCTACAACAACGCCTACCTGTTTGGGGTGGTAATTCAAGAAGCCATGATTTTGTCGGTGCTGGGGTTCATTCCGGGCCTGCTGATCAGCGCCCTATTTTACAACCTGGGGGCCGCTGTTACCGGTCTGCTGTTCAATATGACCCCAGAGCGGATCGTTAATATCTACATTATGACCTTTGTGATGTGCCTGATTTCTGGTGCTGTGGCCGTTCGCAAGGTGCAGCGCACTGACCCCGCTGAGGTATTTGGGCTATGAATTCTGCTTCCCCACCCCCCCTATCGTCGGCCACTGTGCCGTCGGCCACTGTACCGTCGGCCACTGTGCCCGCCACCGAGGCGTCAATTATGGTAAGCAATCTCAACTATTTCTTTGGCCGGGGCGATCTGCGCAAGCAGGTGCTCTTCGACATCAGCCTCGCCCTGCACCCCGGCCAGATTGTGATTATGACCGGCCCCTCTGGGTCGGGCAAAACCACGTTGCTAACGCTGATTGGGGCGCTGCGATCGGCCACCGAGGGCAGCCTGCAAGTCTTGAGCAAAGAGCTGGTGGGGCTGGGCGATCGCCAGCTGGTTGAGATTCGCCGCAACATCGGCTTTATCTTTCAGGCCCACAACCTGTTTGAGTCGCTGACGGCGGCCCAAAATGTAGAAATGGCGGTGGAACTGACCGGCTCCCTGCGGGGCAAACGCCAGCGGGCGGTGGAGATGCTCAGCCAGCTGGGGCTGGCCGAGCGGGCCGACTACAAACCGGGGGCACTGAGCGGGGGGCAAAAGCAGCGAGTGGCGATCGCCCGCGCCCTGGTCAACCAGCCCCAGCTGATTCTGGCCGACGAACCCACCGCCGCCCTCGACAAACAGTCGGGTCGCGACGTGGTCACCCTGATGCAACACCTGGCCCAGGAAAAGGGCTGCACCATTCTCATGGTCACCCACGACAACCGCATCCTCGATGTGGCCGATCGCATCATCAACCTGGTAGACGGACGGCTGGAGTCCGACGAAAGCCCCCAGCAGTTTGCCGACTCCCACGCCCCCAAAGCCCTCGATCAAAAAATGTTCATCATGTGAGAAAAGCCGCGAACTCCAACACATTTTGAACGTTCGCACGTTGGCACATTCATACGTTCTCACCCTCCCACGTCCTCACGTTCTCACTTCCTCCATCCTCACTCCCCTTCCCCATGCCCATCTCCTTCGCCAGCACCGTCCAGGCCCTCACCTACACCAAAGTTGCCGACTACCTGCAAACCGCCGCCCTGTTTAAAGACAGCCTGCGGGCCTACCCCGACCTGCCGCGCTTCGACATTCTCTACGGCTCGACCCTGGTCGAGGTCGAGGTGCTGCCCTGGGAGGTACACCCCTGGGAAAAAGCCGATCTGGCCACGGTGCGGGCCACCAGCTGCGTCACCATCGGCAGCACCATCGACCATGAGCTCATGCACTTTTTGCTCACCGAAAACCGCCGCATGCGCTTTGGGGCTTTTCATCTCGACGACGCTAACCAGGTGCTCTTTGCCGAGAGCGTTCTCGGCGGCGAACAGATGGATCTCAGGGAGTTACAGACCTGCATTCTCTCCGTGGTGACCATCGCCGACACCTACGACGACATCATTGCCCAACGCTTTGGCGGCCAGCGGGCGATCGATCGACTGTCGGGGGCGATCGCCTCTTAAGCCGTGGCTCTGTCTAGCAATTGCAGAAATCCAAGTGCAATACCCCCTACCAGAGGCTTCTGCCTATCAAAGTGCCCTAACTAAATCAACTGCTGCCATAGCTAAATCTCAAGGTTGTATAGCCATGGTCAATTGAGTTAGGACATTCAGCAATCCCAGGAACGTTCAAACGTTTGAACGTTCCTAGAGAAATTGTCCTAACCAGACTGGCTAAAGCTATAGTCTCCCGTTCACCCGATGGAGAGATAGTCAAGGGCCATCTGAATCGTTTGGCAATCTACTCTAAAAGGATCTTTGAACGGCGATTTTTGGGAGTCAGGAGTCGTTTTATCAAAATCAAGCGTGTTGAGCATTTGGGGAGTAATCTGGCCTCGGACACAGCACCACCTGCCGTTTAGAGCATTGGTCATATACCGATTTTCATAGAAATTCCAGGCGGGAGACATCAGCTCAATCAGCTTAAGGCCGCTGCCTGGTTCAGCACCGGCTTGCAGACCGACACGGTTGAGAATAAAGTTGCTGCTGGCAGCACCATGGACTACCACCACCTCTTTTGCATTGCGGGCGATTGACCACTCATCTTCCAGCGATAGATCCTCAAAATAGAGCGTTTTGAACCCCCGCTCTTCTAAAAACTGAGTTACCTCGTCATTGTTAATTAGGCTACGACTTCCCCGGCGGGAAACAAAGATTCTTTCGCAGGTTTCTTTTTTGTATCCCGGAAACTCAAAATTGAAAAGGTGAGGCCTAATACTAAAGACCCTGTGCTCTGAGCAGGTGACCAGTTCACCATAGACGTCGTCGTCCGTAAAAATTACAGGGTTGCCAAGCAGCCGATACACATCCATAGGCATGCTGTAGTTGGGCACCCTAGAACTCAAAATAATGTGAATTTTGATGTCTTTTTGAAAATGCTCGCTCAAGAGCTTTTGCGCCAAAAAAACTGGAGTTGCCACATTCTCAAGAATATGGCCGATATTTGTAAATACGTCAAAGCGGGCATCAAAGATAAATTTCCCCGAAAAGTCGAGCGCTTCTCCTTCCGTCCTGGCTTCGGGGAGCAGTAATTGAGCCTTGCGCCTTTTTATCTTTGCAACCAGTAGTTTAGCCTTTTGCCTAATTGCCTTTGGCAAAAACAGTCGGGCCTTACGCTTAATTGCTTTAGTGAGAATTAGCTGAGTCTTTCGCTTCCAACTGAGCGTCTTGACCAATTCCAGTTTGGCCGTGGCAGACTTGACCTTGATTTCCACTTCAAAAGGTTCCAGATATTGCGCCGGCATTAGCACCTGCTCGGCGGCTGGACGCCATACATCCATCGCACCTGTGGGAAAGCAGTACATCATTGAAGGCGCAACTTCAAGGCCTGGGACCTTATGTTTTAATGTTATATCCATTTTCAAGTCCTTCTAAAAAATTTTCGGCTGATCGATAATTTTTAGAAAATTTTGACTTTCTGGGCAGCCGAGAGTTCGAGGCTTGTTCAAGTTGATCGGCCACAGTCTTCACAAACAGAAACTGCATTCTTCTATACAATTTTGAGCGCAAGCCCAGAAGAGCCAAAGTTACTAAATCTACAGGAACAAGCAAAGCTGTGACGATTGCACGCACGCTCTCTTAACAAACAACACTGCGTTTGAGAACAGTAGTTTTACTATAGGAGCAAACGTTTAATGCTCAATACTATTGAGTTAGCTTCCTATAAAATTCACTTAATTTGGATTTAAAATCTCCCCTGTGTGAAGGAAGAGTAAAGCCTACGATCGCAGGCAAAGCCACCCAACCCTGTCACTTGATCACGGAAGGGGAGTTAATTTTGTACAAGCCCTTTGCGCTGGCGGGGCGGCCCCTGGGCTGCGCTGGTGTCGCCTGGCAAAAGCGGTGCTAGCTCATTCAATCCCCTGCAAAATGTGCTGGGTGGTGAGCATTGCGCCGAGGCCCACAAACCCATTGCAGCGACCGCGCTGGGCAGTCATACCCAGGGCAATGGACGAAGCCTGGGCCGGGTTTCGCACAAAGCGGGGAGACGTATTGATGTAAACCACTGCGCTGGTGGTCAGCTGGGTAAAGCGGCTGCTCTCAGCGTAGCTCTCGGTGGCGATCGCATTGGCGTGACCGCTGCTGTGGCGATTGATCCAGCTGGCGGCAGTGTGCACGCTGTCCACCGCCCGTAAAGCCACCGTTTTGCCCAAAAACGGGCGATTCCAATCGGCGGCAGCGGCGATTTTCGCATCGGGCAGGTCGGGCAGCAGGGCTTCATCGGCCAGCACCTCAAAATCTTGATCCCACAGGATGTGGCACAGCTGTACCAAAGCCCCAGGGTTACAGCCCCGGTGCACCAATACCTTTTCGACCGCGTTGACCGCGTCAGGCTCCCCCCGGTGGCTGTCTAACACCATTTGAGCCACGGTGTCGAGCTGGCCGGTGGCCGACCAGTAGAGGTAGCAGTTGCCCAGGGCCGTGGGCAGCACCGGCACCCCGGCCTGGCGCACCACCTGCTGCACCAGGCCGGGCCGCCCGTAGGGAATAATCAAATCGACGCCAGGGTCTTGCAGCAGCCAGGTGCGGGCCACATCCCCCTGCTCTTCGGTCAGCGACAGAATACAGTTCTCGGGCAGACCAGTCAATTCTAGGGCCTGGTGCATGGCCTGCAGCAGGGCCTGGTTGGTCTGCCCTGCCTCGTTGCTGCCCTTGAGAATCAGGCCGTTACCCGTGCGTAGGGTGAGCCCTGCCGCGATCGCCGCCAGCTCTGGAAATGCTTCGTACACCAGAGCCACCACCCCCAGGGGCACCACCTGACCGTAGCCCGCCACCGCCTTGCTCAGCCGACTGGGGGCAGGGTGCAGCAGCCCGCGCGGATCGCCCAGGTAGGCCAGCCGCCGCAAAATTTTAGCGGTGGTTTGCAGCCGCTCGGGGGTGAGCTTGAGCCAGTCGAGCACCCGCTCCGGTACAGCCATATCGAGGCTGGCTTCGAGGTCGAGGGTATTGGCTTCGAGAATGTCGTCAAACCGGGCTTCGATGGCGGTGGCCACCGCTTCGAGCAGGCGGCTCTGGGCATCGGCCCCGGCGGCAACCAGGTCGCGACCGGCTTTTCGCACCTGTTCAACCGCCGCGCTAAAGTCTGCCTGGGTGGTTAGGTCTACCATGGGCTCAACGCCGAGAAGCCAGCCAAAACATGCCCACCACCGCCAGCGATACCGCCAGGGTAGTCAGCAATCGCGCCACCGACTGGGCGCTGTCGGGGGTTTGCAGGGTGGCCAGCAGCAAAAAGAACACCATCATGCCGAAGGCGGCCAGCACCACCAGGGGCAGGTAGCTAACGCTCAGAGACGAGCGATCGAGTCGCCACTGCTGCCCTGTCCAGCGCCAGAGGCGTTTGTAGGGGTAGTGGGTGGACAGCTGCTCGATCACGTAGCCGTCGTCTTGCACCACGAAAATCTGCTGACAGCGATCGCAGCCAAAGGCTTCAGTCAGAGTAATAGGCTTGATGCACCCGTTGCGACGACAGGGGCAGGGGTAGTCGGCATTCTGATCGATCTTCTGGCTTTTGTAGGTACGCACAGCACTGCCGGAGTTGGAGCGAAGACGGGCCGATAGTCACCCATCATTCTGACACATTAACCAAAACCTTCCCTTAAGTACAACCTGCTTTGAGATCCAGCCCTGCCCACCGCGCACAGGCAATCTGCCGAGGCATAACTGTATCCCCTGCGGCTTGAATTTTTTAGAATAAACGTGGTAGGAAAGGGCTACTCAAGATCAAGCCCTGACCCACTTCTCCCCTACGGACAGGATATCGCTATGGTTACCGATCGCCTGGAGACGGCAGTGAAAAACTTTCAGCACGTCAATCAGATGGTGGAGCGCTACACCCGCCTCTGTCGGGCCTATATTACTCTGTCAGAGCGATTTAACCAGCTTGACGTAGACCATATGACCCTCAAGGGGCAAATGGTGCCCCTGCTGAAAGCCCTGAAAGCGCACCAGGCCCAGCTGCACACCGTCGAGCGGGAAAAGGCCGAGCTGCAAACCTCCCTAGAGGCCCAGGAAATGCGCCTGCAAGCCGCCCTCGAGCAGCAGGAGGCCCAGCACCGTCAAGAGCTACAGCAGTTGACCACAACCTACGAAGAGAAGCTGCAAGCCCTGGCCAGCCACGTGGCTGAGCTGCAACCCCTCGAACAGCTACTCAACGGCGAGACTCACCACGAACTCAGCGCCGCCGAGGCCCAAATGGAGCTGATTGAGACCACCTTCGAAGAGATTGAGCAAGACAGCTCCCCCGATCTCTCCAGCGAAGAGCAGGCGCTCCTGGCCGCCTATCGCGCCGACCCGGCCGCCTTTTTGGTAGCCGCTGCCGATGCGGCGCGGGGGGGCGTTGGCGCAGGGGCCGAGGCACCCATGGCCTCCCTGTGGCACTACTACGACGACCGGCCCCCCTACGGCGCTGAGCCCTAGGGGGAAGGGCCCTAGGGGGAAGGGGCCGAGGATGAATAAACTAGTACTGCCTGGCGGAAATATGGCCACCGTTGCTGAGGTTGTCAGGTCTCGGGTGTCAGGGGTCAGGAATGGTTGGCTGACTTATGCCTTAGGGTACTAGTCTAAATCAGTCTAGATCCCCCAGGCGATCGAGAGGCCAAAATCGAAAGACGGCCCGGCCAATCAGATGATCCGCCGGTAAGAAGCCCCAGTAGTGAGAATCGAAGCTTTTATTGCGGTTGTCGCCAAGCACCAGGTAGGCATCGTCAGGTACGGTCACCGGCCCGTATTGGTAGTCGGGCTTGGCGGCGATGTAGGGCTCTGCCTGGGGTGCACCGTTGATGTAGAGCTGGCCGTTTTTGACCTCAATCACATCTCCGGGCAGGCCCACCAGCCGCTTGATAAAAGCTTCGTCTTGCCCCAGGGCGTCGGGGGGCCGAAACACCACGATGTCGCCCCGCTGGGGATCGCCAAAGGTGTAGCTCACCTTGTCGATAATCAGGCGATCGTTGATCTCGAGGGTGGGCAGCATCGAGCCCGACGGAATGTAGCGAGCCTCGGCTACAAAAGTACGAATGCCCAGGGCCAGCAGCACGCTGAGGCCAAGGGTTTCAAACATCTCGCGCACAATTCCCTTGGCGGGGCGGGGCGGGGTGGAGCTGGAATCGGTCATCTGACTCACTCTCAACGGTTGAAAGCTAATTATCGTTTAGACATAGCCATTGTCGGTAAACGACAGGGCCAGCTTTAGAATTATGGCGGGGTATGTTTCTAATGATGACGCCTAGATGGGGTTTAGCGGTGTCGTTACCGTGGCAGAGCTGTGGCAATGCTGCCACTGGGCTATGGCCCTCGACTGCCGGTTTGGCTGAAACCCTCAGAGAAGGGGTGAGGGGGCGATCGCCGCGCCTCTCAAAACTCAGGGCAAAGCCTTCCCCGCAGCAGTCTGATACACCTCCTCAAAAATATGTTTTAGCGCCCCCGTCAGCGGCACCACCAAGAGCAGGCCCAATACCCCAGCCAGCTGAGACCCAACTAACAGTAAAACTAAGATCCACACGGGGTTTAAGCCAATTAAATCGCCGAGAATTTTGGGGGCAACGGCGCTGTCAATGAGCTGGTCGATCAGCAGGGCCGCCACCGCCAATTCTACTCCCAGCAGAACGCTGTTAAAGCTCACCACAATGGCCGCTGTAAAGATACCCACAATATCGCCAAAGGGAATCAGCGCCAGCAGGCCAATGCCGATGCCAAATACCAGCCAGTAGGGAATATTGAGCAAAAAGAAAACGGTCGATAGCGCAGTGGCCATCAGCAGGGCAATGGTGGCCTGCCCGACAAAATAGTTCTTAAACTTTTCTTGAAACGCCAGGCGAATCTGGTTGCCCCCATTGCCCGGCAGCCAGCGCAGCAAACCGCCCCAAAACTCCTCCCCGTGGAGCAGGAGGTAGAGAGTCAACACAGCGGTAATCAGCACTTCTAGCAGGCTATCAGCAATGCCCAGGAGCACCTCTAGCAGCTGATCGGGCAGCTGGGCGACCTCGTCGGGCAGCATTTGCGCCACCTGGGTAGCCAGCGCTGTGACATTGAGGGGAATGTGCTTGACCACCAACCAAGTATCTAACACCTGAAACTGCTGGCTGCCCGACTCTAGCCAGCCGGGCAGGCGGTTACCCAGATCTCCCAGCTGCTGAAGCAGAGCCGGCACCAGGGTAAACCCTAAGACCGCCACCAGGCCACCCGTGACGAGCAAAATTAACGCAATACTGATGCCGGGTTTAATGCCCCGCTTTTCCAGCTGCTCGATGGGGTAGTTCAGCAAAAACGACAGCAGCGTGGCCGCAATCAGCATGGTGATCGGCGTTTGAAAGGTCTGGAAGACTTTGTAAAGCAGCCAGAGGTTTAAAATCGTCAAGGGCAGGGCAATTTCCCACACCAGCCAGCGGGGCAGCCTATCGAGTGCTTGCATGGTCAATGGACGTAGCCTATCGGTAATGTCTATAAGATTTAAGGTACTGCCTCCCAGCCAGAACAAGGGGTGTACTCGGGTAGAAATGGCCGTCAGCGGCTCCTGGGAATCTGCGCTCAGTGGCGAAAAATCGGCGCACCCAGGGCAGAGCGATTGGCGGTATACCCCCCCTGCCGCCAAACCAGCCCAATAGGCCGTCCACCTGGGGGTTTATATCACGGTAGAAGGTGTGGATGCGATCGCAGCACCAGCCCAAGCCCTCAGTAACCAGGTGCTGCCGCCCCCCACAGTGATCAAAGTTAGCCAACTATTTCTAACAGACGAGTGACTGCCGTGCTCTGCATCTCCCTCAAGCGAGGGGCATATTTACCCTTAGCTTCTGCCCTTAGGGCGAAGGAGATGCCCAGTTATTTCCCTAGGCTGAAACCATATTCAACCCGCATTTTTAGACCGCTAGAGTTTGTCTACCATCAATGCGGTATTTCAC encodes the following:
- a CDS encoding efflux RND transporter periplasmic adaptor subunit, translating into MSIHSGQPWQKPSFWLLIGALLIVGTGSTLAVRNVMQTRQAAREQAELPPPRQVKVVALGRVEPASRVVNVAASEAGRIDRLEVQKGDRVEQGQILAYLDLYDVRRAERDLAASQLAEARAQLAAESALGNSQVQEASTRVSQIDGPQQAAIAAQQSAVESLQAELSVAEIDLTRFQELNASGAISRQELDRQQATVNSLRADLGNAQATKQRLEQARLSDIRNAEAQVVSARATSSRAQVASQVDSAAQNLALAEAQLARAVVRSPQAGQVLDVFAYPGEAVSQSGGPILALGDTRQMVVVAEVYETDIGLVALGQPATITSRNGAFSETLTGTVAEIGLQIAKNDVLDDDPAANADARVVEVRVAVDQSEALAALTNLQVDVAIDIES
- the leuS gene encoding leucine--tRNA ligase; protein product: MESNKYSPAEIETKWQQVWAEQGLDRAVENPDQPKFYALSMFPYPSGNLHMGHVRNYTITDVVARVRRMQGYRVLHPMGWDAFGLPAENAAIDRGVHPAQWTYQNIDQMRAQLQELGLSYDWEREVATCAPDYYRWTQWIFIQMLKMGLAYQKEAAVNWDPIDQTVLANEQVDSEGRSWRSGALVEKKLLRQWFLKITDYAEELLNDLNQLPGWPERVRTMQANWIGKSTGAQVVFKTEAGDALPVFTTRPDTLWGATFMVLSPEHPLVEKLTAPDRVAAVEDYRKAAAAKSEIDRTAEDREKTGVWTGSYALNPVNNEKIPVWIADYVLMGYGTGAIMAVPAHDQRDFEFARKFDLPVRVVVQPVGESLNGETMVEAWPGDGVMVNSGPLDGTPAGKGEGQSVPAAIAWLETNGKGQGESNYRLRDWLISRQRYWGVPIPVVHCPECGIVPVPDEQLPVTLPEDVEFSGRGASPLAQLEHWVNVPCPACNRPARRETDTMDTFIDSSWYFLRYTDARNPESAFATAQANGWMPVDQYVGGIEHAILHLLYSRFITKVLRDRGLISCDEPFQRLLTQGMVQNTTYKNPKTGKYVAPESVADPQNPVDPDTGDALEVFYEKMSKSKYNGVDPKAVLAKYGADTARMFILFKAPPEKDLEWDDADVEGQFRFLNRVWRLVTEYLTTVGANVGSPTGDGATSLSKDEKNLRRAIHTAIQAITEDIDGDYQFNTAVSELMKLSNALTDSPAKDSPVYAEGVRALVLLLAPFAPHLADELWHQLGNPDSVHRAPWPAFDSSALVVDEITLVIQIMGKTRGTLEVPASSDKAALEQYARESEVAQRYLEGKEIKKVIVVPGKLVNFVVGS